Proteins encoded within one genomic window of Gadus macrocephalus chromosome 16, ASM3116895v1:
- the numa1 gene encoding nuclear mitotic apparatus protein 1 isoform X2 encodes MANVGVEALLTWLNNLELTDQPLHIEDLKDGTYLLKVINTLKNERGLSLDLSVEERFNQIARFLEGDCRLRAGTGATLSRHIANGNNLTVEISKVLLLLVYYDMMNNRSTLNKMELKVEGEIASLTERFVLVTDDYVYLSNGLEAYLGRKYSSSPSTQSSSSLISDDSPVFHRSQKVKFVDLHTVATPAASRSPLQEVMNTPRFKLRKMQTQMIHEREYKDGLTRELSSLMTQIAQKETEISQLKYQLDKIKENQNVQDQVVSDQINELETKNESLQRRLHELAKQSHDLKSDTIHMERKVDQLTEENGNLSVQVREIRLKLATCEAELEGLLENQATVEKELQSKNCHLQAELSQATAQKDFQYEQIEILQGKISSLEEELSRIRQEEKGENMGPVMQRAELENEITDLKDQLEITTGSLREAKQVVQAKEVMLAQYQEDITLHKELLKQQMAKSEKEMQDKQVLLDQTQKEIADQRHILQQEKNNLQLQVDSIGALLKESEEDAKLKEEQMLQENTRHDTALEQQKTFYQDEMGRLKGEIQQKQELIELLKVRAEKVELLNQEIQTLRNEVETLTSSLKKAEEYLQTQEDLLAKQQLDSLKIQETLQNKITMFQEEVHGLWVEEVALQADVKLAKETIQAKEDMLANLQMESSQQTDILNGKMHGLEGQLKTITTTLSNAKQDLKTQQDMCNLHQQEHAHQLEELQKQMFASEEEIERLVHEIIQKEQHMTEVKKETSAHSEELQQAINSLMSQVTGVTNSLRKAEEKLQDRETLLTQQEQESAHQKDLLQKQVSACEEELEKMKREIKTKEEQLTLLGRNGSEQSALLQEQIQGLNSQVESLSSSLKQTEEEVLGQKHQLSKQELESTQQMEALQRLNLVSEENIRLLKEEIQTKETLLNEIRTESSKQSENLANQIQHLILEMDNTKESLKMASEEVEAKEDVLTNLRQERDQLKTTMEVCEEEKALLKQEILLKEQQLAEVKKETSANSEELQQEINSLMSQVTGVTNSLRKAEEKLQDRETLLTQQEQESARQKELLRKQVSACEEEVEKMKQEIKIKEEQLTLLGLNGSEQSALLQQQIQGLNSQVESLSSSLKQTEDEVLGQKHQLSKQELESTQQMDAFQRLNLVSEENIRLLKQEIQTKETHLNELRTESSKQSENLANQIQHLTLEMDNTKESLKMASEEVEAKEDVLTNLRQERDQLKTTMEVCEEEKALLKQEILLKEQQLTEVKKETSANSEELQQNINSLMSQVTGVTDSLRKAEEKLQDRETLLTQQEQEGAHQKDLLQKQVSASEVEVEMLKQEIKTKEEQLTLLGLNGSEQSALLQQQIQGLNSQVVSLSSSLKQTEEEVLGQKHQLSKQELESTQQMDAFQRLNLVSEENIRLLKEEIQAKETLHNELRTESSKQSENLANQIQHLTLEMDNTKESLKMASEEVEAKEDVLTNLRQERDQLKTTMEVCEEEKALLKQEILLKEQHLTEVKKETSANSEELQQEINSLMSQVTGVTDSLRKAEEKLQNRENLLTMQEQESAHQKELLRKQVSACEEDVEKMKQEIKTKEEQLTLLGLNGSEQSALLQQQIQGLNSQVVSLSSSLKQTEEEVLGQKHQLSKQELESTQQMDALQHLNLVSEENIRLLKEEIQTKETLLNEIRTESSNQSENLANQIQHLTLEMDNTKESLKMASEEVEAKEDVLTNLRQERDQLKTTMEVCEEEKALLKQEILLKEQQVTEVKKETSTNSEELQQEINSLMSQVTGVTDSLRKAEEKLQNRENLLTKQEQESAHQKELLRKQVSACEEDVEKMKQEIKTKEEQLTLLGLNGSEQSALLQQQIQGLNSQVVSLSSSLKQTEEEVLGRRHQLSKQELESTQQMDALQHLNLVSEENIRLLKEEIQTKETLLNEIRTESSNQSENLANQIQHLTLEMDNTKESLKMVSEEVEAKEDVLTNLRQERDQLKTTMEVCEEEKALLKQEILLKEQQVTEVKKETSTNSEELQQEINSLMSQVTCVTNSLRNAQEKLQDRETLLTQQEQESAHQKDLLQKQVSASEVEVEMLKQEIKLKEEQQTLLGQNGSEQTAVLQQKIEVLTNQIDSHSFSMKKAEKDIQTASDAAKHYKTQMENAMNHYKAKKQLLQESQEQVAEMQRSLDVKEKIGTEFKLLQLDFETVKSNEKNLLSRVTSLEAQLAFADGQLREHNKMRRDGGRLQDFYFTETEENWKIQTRELKEKHDSFDSQGDDTLEDSLSTTRRPSAPGESSTPMVRSSERLAGKRCSLSADSLESLYFTPMNNKQTNRTKRHMDNSLTSLAELPDSTLKNLSSSVKRRRTTQVINITMSKKTPRRGGSDHDHHGEDEDTFYSLASARSHPNLSNSHAARPVSMELSGRTAASSDQLMSLPGYRRSTSSNTAPTRSTSTFCVGAENEPENGPDDWMRIAELQSRNKACLPHLKSSYPLESRPSIGPEFVITDDDLRMGDPTDTIRRATLMPDQMLDSLSSHRLSYMVGQTDTAGTRAHRHSLLPGQLPARTHSSSLQKYPLSPEAKASCFPRPLTPKYKNSHMTSSSTQIRTALSPVQRRESMVFTIENTPKKNSYLQKGLNRLRSSTRKSPGKGPKTSPAQRASGRSPGNRAAEVGVAVARRGNTRALPQGGAAAAAKGQRRSPRTSAKSTAKSPRTSAKSTTNSQLLTSSARKMMSRMKV; translated from the exons ATGGCTAACGTGGGAGTGGAAGCCCTGTTAACCTGG TTGAACAACCTAGAGTTGACGGATCAGCCTCTTCATATCGAGGATTTGAAAGATGGGACTTACTTGTTAAAAGTAATCAATACATT AAAAAATGAACGGGGTCTATCCTTGGACCTTTCAGTGGAGGAACGGTTTAACCAAATTGCCCGCTTCCTGGAGG GAGACTGCAGGTTACGTGCTGGCACAGGAGCTACTCTTTCAAGGCACATTGCAAATGGCAATAACCTGACAGTAGAAATATCAAAG GTGCTTTTATTGCTGGTGTACTATGACATGATGAACAACCGCAGTACTCTTAACAAGATGGAGTTGAAGGTGGAG GGTGAGATTGCAAGCCTCACGGAGCGCTTTGTTCTGGTAACAGATGACTATGTCTACCTGAGCAATGGGCTTGAGGCCTATCTGGGGAGAAAAT ACTCTTCTTCCCCCTCAACCCAATCGTCCAGCTCCTTGATATCTGATGACTCCCCTGTATTCCATCGCTCCCAGAAAGTCAAGTTTGTTGATCTGCACACTGTGGCCACCCCGGCCGCCAG CAGGTCTCCCCTGCAAGAAGTCATGAACACGCCTCGTTTCAAATTGAGGAAGATGCAGACACAGATGATCCATGAGCGGGAATACAAGGATGGCTTGACGAGGGAGTTGAGCAGCTTGATGACCCAGATCGCACAGAAAG AAACCGAAATCAGCCAGTTAAAGTATCAACTGGACAAGATAAAGGAAAATCAAAATGTGCAAGACCAAGTGGTCAGCGACCAAATAAATGAACTGGAAACCAAAAACGAATC GTTGCAAAGACGTCTTCATGAGTTGGCAAAGCAAAGCCATGATTTGAAGTCTGACACCATCCATATGGAACGTAAAGTAGACCAGCTTACAGAAGAGAATGGAAATCTCTCTGTCCAG GTGCGAGAGATACGTTTAAAACTGGCAACCTGTGAGGCTGAATTGGAGGGGCTGTTGGAGAACCAGGCTACTGTTGAGAAGGAGCTGCAGAGCAAAAACTGCCACCTACAGGCCGAACTGAGCCAAGCCACTGCCCAAAAG GACTTCCAGTATGAACAAATTGAGATCCTTCAAGGCAAGATCTCGtctctggaggaggagctgagccgAATCAGAcaagaagagaaaggagagaacaTGGGTCCAGTCATGCAG AGGGCAGAACTGGAGAATGAAATCACAGATCTAAAAGATCAGTTGGAGATTACAACAGGCTCTCTTAGAGAGGCTAAACAGGTGGTTCAGGCTAAAGAAGTCATGCTAGCACAATATCAAGAGGACATCACTCTGCATAAAGAGCTTCTTAAGCAGCAGATGGCAAAAAGTGAAAAAGAGATGCAAGATAAACAGGTACTTCTTGACCAAACGCAGAAGGAAATTGCTGACCAAAGACACATTCTACAACAGGAAAAGAACAATCTCCAGCTTCAAGTTGATAGTATAGGTGCCCTACTTAAGGAGAGCGAAGAAGATGCTAAACTCAAAGAAGAGCAGATGCTACAGGAAAACACAAGACATGACACGGCTCTTGAACAGCAGAAGACATTTTACCAGGATGAGATGGGCCGACTGAAGGGGGAGATCCAACAAAAACAGGAGTTGATAGAATTACTGAAGGTCCGAGCTGAAAAGGTAGAACTGCTAAATCAGGAGATTCAGACATTGAGGAACGAGGTGGAGACGCTAACCTCCTCGCTAAAGAAAGCAGAGGAGTATTTGCAGACTCAGGAAGACCTGTTGGCAAAACAACAACTTGACAGCCTGAAGATCCAAGAGACTCTGCAAAATAAGATAACAATGTTTCAGGAAGAAGTACATGGTTTGTGGGTCGAAGAAGTTGCTCTTCAGGCAGACGTTAAATTGGCTAAGGAGACTATTCAGGCCAAAGAAGACATGTTAGCTAACTTGCAGATGGAGAGCTCTCAACAAACAGACATTCTTAACGGAAAAATGCATGGTTTGGAGGGCCAACTAAAAACCATAACCACTACTCTAAGTAATGCCAAACAGGATCTTAAAACTCAACAAGACATGTGCAATCTGCACCAACAAGAGCATGCACATCAACTGGAAGAACTGCAAAAACAGATGTTTGCCTCTGAAGAGGAAATTGAGAGATTAGTTCATGAGATCATCCAAAAAGAGCAACACATGACCGAGGTAAAGAAGGAGACCTCAGCGCATTCCGAAGAGTTGCAGCAGGCGATCAACAGTCTGATGAGTCAAGTGACCGGTGTGACCAACTCTCTAAGGAAGGCTGAAGAGAAGTTACAGGATCGGGAGACTCTGCTCACCCAGCAAGAGCAGGAGAGTGCTCATCAGAAagatctccttcagaaacaagTGTCTgcctgtgaggaggagttagagaaGATGAAACGGGAGATTAAAACCAAAGAGGAACAGCTAACCTTACTTGGGCGAAATGGCTCTGAGCAATCTGCCTTACTACAGGAGCAGATCCAAGGTTTAAATAGCCAAGTGGAGAGCCTGTCCTCCTCACTGAAGCAGACTGAGGAGGAGGTTCTAGGTCAGAAACATCAGTTGAGTAAGCAGGAGCTGGAAAGCACTCAACAGATGGAGGCACTTCAACGGCTGAACCTTGTATCTGAGGAAAACATCAGACTGCTGAAAGAAGAGATCCAAACAAAGGAGACACTTCTTAATGAGATTAGGACAGAGAGCTCCAAGCAATCAGAGAACCTGGCCAATCAGATACAACATCTAATTCTTGAGATGGACAACACTAAAGAATCTCTTAAAATGGCGTCGGAGGAGGTTGAAGCCAAGGAAGACGTGCTAACAAACCTGAGGCAGGAGAGGGATCAACTTAAAACAACGATGGAGGTCTGTGAAGAGGAGAAGGCTCTACTCAAGCAGGAAATCCTTCTGAAAGAGCAACAGCTGGCTGAGGTGAAGAAGGAGACCTCTGCAAATTCTGAAGAGTTGCAGCAGGAGATCAACAGTCTGATGAGTCAAGTGACCGGTGTGACCAACTCTCTCAGGAAGGCTGAAGAGAAGTTACAGGATCGGGAGACTCTGCTCACCCAGCAAGAGCAGGAGAGTGCTCGTCAGAAAGAGCTTCTAAGGAAGCAAGTTTCTGCCTGCgaggaggaggttgagaagATGAAACAGGAGATCAAAATAAAAGAGGAACAGTTAACCTTACTCGGGCTTAATGGCTCTGAGCAATCTGCATTGCTACAGCAGCAGATCCAAGGTTTAAATAGCCAAGTGGAgagcctctcctcctcactgaagCAGACTGAGGATGAGGTATTAGGTCAGAAACATCAGTTGAGTAAGCAGGAGCTAGAAAGCACTCAACAGATGGATGCATTTCAGCGGCTGAACCTTGTATCTGAGGAAAACATCAGACTGCTGAAGCAAGAGATCCAAACAAAGGAGACACATCTTAATGAACTTAGGACAGAGAGCTCAAAGCAATCAGAGAACCTTGCCAATCAGATACAACATCTAACTCTTGAGATGGACAACACTAAAGAATCTCTTAAAATGGCATCAGAGGAGGTTGAAGCCAAGGAAGACGTGCTAACAAACCTGAGGCAGGAGAGGGATCAACTTAAAACAACGATGGAGGTCTGTGAAGAGGAGAAGGCTCTACTCAAGCAGGAAATCCTTCTGAAAGAGCAACAGCTGACTGAGGTGAAGAAGGAGACCTCCGCAAATTCTGAAGAGTTGCAGCAGAATATCAACAGTCTGATGAGTCAAGTGACCGGTGTGACCGACTCTCTCAGGAAGGCTGAAGAGAAGTTACAGGATCGTGAGACTCTGCTCACCCAGCAAGAGCAGGAGGGTGCTCATCAGAAagatctccttcagaaacaagTGTCTGCTTCTGAGGTTGAGGTTGAGATGTTGAAACAGGAGATCAAAACAAAAGAGGAACAGTTAACCTTACTCGGGTTAAATGGCTCTGAGCAATCTGCATTGCTACAGCAGCAGATCCAAGGTTTAAATAGCCAAGTGGTGAGCCTGTCCTCCTCACTGAAGCAGACTGAGGAGGAGGTTCTAGGTCAGAAACATCAGTTGAGTAAGCAGGAGCTAGAAAGCACTCAACAGATGGATGCATTTCAGCGGCTGAACCTTGTATCTGAGGAAAACATCAGACTGCTGAAGGAAGAGATCCAAGCAAAGGAGACACTTCATAATGAACTTAGGACAGAGAGCTCAAAGCAATCAGAGAACCTTGCCAATCAGATACAACATCTAACTCTTGAGATGGACAACACTAAAGAATCTCTTAAAATGGCGTCAGAGGAGGTTGAAGCCAAGGAAGACGTGCTAACAAACCTGAGGCAGGAGAGGGATCAACTTAAAACAACGATGGAGGTCTGTGAAGAGGAGAAGGCTCTACTCAAGCAGGAAATCCTTCTGAAAGAGCAACATCTGACTGAGGTGAAGAAGGAAACCTCCGCAAATTCTGAAGAGTTGCAGCAGGAGATCAACAGTCTGATGAGTCAAGTGACCGGTGTGACCGACTCTCTCAGGAAGGCTGAAGAGAAGTTACAGAATCGTGAGAATCTGCTCACCATGCAAGAGCAAGAGAGTGCCCATCAGAAAGAGCTTCTAAGGAAGCAAGTTTCTGCCTGCGAGGAGGATGTTGAGAAGATGAAACAGGAGATTAAAACCAAAGAGGAACAGTTAACTTTACTCGGGCTAAATGGCTCTGAGCAATCTGCATTGCTACAGCAGCAGATCCAAGGTTTAAATAGCCAAGTGGTGAGCCTGTCCTCCTCACTGAAGcagactgaggaggaggtgctagGTCAGAAACATCAGTTGAGTAAGCAGGAGCTAGAAAGCACTCAACAGATGGATGCACTTCAGCATCTGAACCTTGTATCTGAGGAAAACATCAGACTGCTGAAGGAAGAGATCCAAACAAAGGAGACACTTCTTAATGAGATTAGGACTGAGAGTTCCAATCAATCAGAGAACCTGGCCAATCAGATACAACATCTAACTCTTGAGATGGACAACACTAAAGAATCTCTTAAAATGGCGTCGGAGGAGGTTGAAGCCAAGGAAGACGTGCTAACAAACCTGAGGCAGGAGAGGGATCAACTTAAAACAACGATGGAGGTCTGTGAAGAGGAGAAGGCTCTACTCAAGCAGGAAATCCTTCTGAAAGAGCAACAGGTGACTGAGGTGAAGAAGGAGACCTCCACAAATTCTGAAGAGTTGCAGCAGGAGATCAACAGTCTGATGAGTCAAGTGACCGGTGTGACCGACTCTCTCAGGAAGGCTGAAGAGAAGTTACAGAATCGTGAGAATCTGCTCACcaagcaagagcaagagagtgCTCATCAGAAAGAGCTTCTAAGGAAGCAAGTTTCTGCCTGCGAGGAGGATGTTGAGAAGATGAAACAGGAGATTAAAACCAAAGAGGAACAGTTAACTTTACTCGGGCTAAATGGCTCTGAGCAATCTGCATTGCTACAGCAGCAGATCCAAGGTTTAAATAGCCAAGTGGTGAGCCTGTCCTCCTCACTGAAGcagactgaggaggaggtgctagGTCGGAGACATCAGTTGAGTAAGCAGGAGCTAGAAAGCACTCAACAGATGGATGCACTTCAGCATCTGAACCTTGTATCTGAGGAAAACATCAGACTGCTGAAGGAAGAGATCCAAACAAAGGAGACACTTCTTAATGAGATTAGGACCGAGAGTTCCAATCAATCAGAGAACCTTGCCAATCAGATACAACATCTAACTCTTGAGATGGACAACACTAAAGAATCTCTTAAAATGGTGTCAGAGGAGGTTGAAGCCAAGGAAGACGTGCTAACAAACCTGAGGCAGGAGAGGGATCAACTTAAAACAACGATGGAGGTCTGTGAAGAGGAGAAGGCTCTACTCAAGCAGGAAATCCTTCTGAAAGAGCAACAGGTGACTGAGGTGAAGAAGGAGACCTCCACAAATTCTGAAGAGTTGCAGCAGGAGATCAACAGTCTGATGAGTCAAGTGACCTGTGTGACCAACTCTCTCAGAAATGCTCAAGAAAAGTTACAAGATCGGGAAACTCTGCTCACccagcaagagcaagagagtgCTCATCAGAAagatctccttcagaaacaagTGTCTGCTTCTGAGGTCGAGGTTGAGATGTTGAAACAGGAGATCAAATTGAAAGAGGAACAGCAAACCTTACTTGGGCAAAATGGCTCAGAGCAAACTGCTGTTCTACAACAGAAGATCGAAGTTTTAACTAACCAAATTGATAGTCACTCCTTCTCAATGAAAAAGGCAGAGAAGGACATTCAAACGGCAAGTGATGCGGCAAAACACTACAAAACTCAG ATGGAGAATGCCATGAATCACTACAAAGCAAAAAAGCAGCTTCTCCAGGAGAGTCAGGAGCAGGTGGCAGAAATGCAGCGCTCCTTGGATGTTAAAGAGAAAATTGGCACTGAGTTTAAGCTGCTCCAGCTCGACTTTGAAACCGTCAAATCAAATGAGAAGAATCTCTTAAGCCGAGTCACCAGTTTGGAAGCACAG CTGGCTTTTGCCGATGGCCAACTGCGGGAGCATAACAAGATGCGGAGGGACGGAGGAAGGCTCCAGGACTTTTACTTCACAGAAACTGAGGAAAACTGGAAGATCCAGACTCGTGAGCTAAAGGAGAAACACGACAGCTTTGACAGCCAGGGAGACGACACTCTGGAGGACTCTCTGAGCACCACAAG GAGACCCTCCGCTCCGGGGGAGTCCAGCACTCCGATGGTTAGAAGCTCGGAGCGCCTCGCTGGCAAGCGGTGTTCCCTGAGCGCCGATTCTCTGGAAAGCCTTTACTTCACACCCATGAACAACAAGCAGACAAACAG GACAAAGCGCCATATGGACAACAGCCTTACATCCTTGGCTGAGCTCCCAGATTCCACCCTGAAGAACCTGTCCTCCTCGGTCAAACGCCGCCGGACCACCCAGGTTATCAACATCACGATGAGCAAG AAAACGCCCAGACGTGGAGGGTCTGACCACGACCACCACGGTGAGGACGAAGACACCTTCTACAGCCTGGCCTCCGCCCGCTCCCACCCCAATCTCTCCAACAGCCACGCAGCCAGGCCTGTCTCCATGGAGCTGTCCGGCAGGACGGCCGCCAGCAGTGACCAGCTGATGAGCCTGCCCGGCTACAGGCGGAGCACCAGCAGCAACACTGCGCCGACACGCA GCACAAGTACATTCTGTGTGGGAGCTGAGAACGAGCCTGAAAACGGGCCAGATGATTGGATGAGGATCGCTGAGCTCCAGTCCAGGAACAAGGCCTGCCTTCCCCACCTCAAGAGCAGCTACCCGCTAGAATCCAGG CCAAGCATTGGACCTGAGTTCGTCATCACGGACGACGACCTGCGCATGGGCGACCCCACCGACACCATCCGCCGGGCCACCTTGATGCCCGACCAGATGCTggactccctctcctcccaccgCCTGTCCTACATGGTGGGGCAGACGGACACCGCTGGCACTCGTGCCCACCGCCACTCCCTGTTGCCGGGCCAGCTCCCAGCACGcacccactcctcctcactgcaAAAGTACCCGCTCTCTCCCGAG GCGAAGGCCAGCTGCTTCCCCCGCCCTCTTACTCCAAAATACAAAAACAGCCACATGACCTCCTCAAGCACACAAATACGCACGGCCCTCAGCCCG GTCCAAAGGAGGGAGTCCATGGTGTTCACCATCGAAAACACCCCGAAGAAGAACAGCTATCTACAGAAGGGGTTGAACAGACTACGCAGCTCCACGCGCAAGTCCCCCGGCAAGGGGCCGAAGACGTCTCCCGCCCAGCGAGCCTCTGGCCGGTCCCCTGGTAACCGCGCGGCCGAAGTTGGAGTTGCCGTGGCAAGACGGGGCAACACCAGGGCATTGCCtcaggggggggcggcggcggcggccaaaGGACAGAGGAGGTCCCCGCGCACCAGTGCCAAAAGCACGGCCAAGTCCCCGCGCACCAGTGCCAAAAGCACGACCAATTCCCAATTACTGACCTCCAGTGCCCGCAAG ATGATGAGCAGAATGAAGGTCTGA